A DNA window from Linepithema humile isolate Giens D197 chromosome 6, Lhum_UNIL_v1.0, whole genome shotgun sequence contains the following coding sequences:
- the LOC137000694 gene encoding uncharacterized protein, with protein MLFAKNDREWVVSIPLSTGATTSSKRRNTTHHLLRRYFHYYNFNFSFLIKFIVDYSVIINKTCARFLAQCRRNDTFPDFILWTDETTFTPNGVFNSQNFLIWQEANPHAIRQCAFQYRWTINVWASVIANKVIGPYFLPPRLNGQTYAQFIENELPILLEDIPLQTRLRLIYQHDGAPAHYSRRTREILDARYPDRWIGRGGPINWPARLPDLNVLDYFIWGYIKAAVEHCRNGTEDEVREAIIAAFNTITPDIAHRATRQIVRRADLCLQARERHFEQLLN; from the exons ATGCTTTTTGCCAAAAATGATA GAGAATGGGTTGTATCCATTCCACTATCAACGGGTGCAACAACTTCTTCCAAGAGACGAAATACAACGCATCACCTTTTGCGAaggtattttcattattataattttaatttttcttttttaattaaatttattgtagattattcagtaattattaataaaacatgcgCAAGATTTCTCGCACAATGTCGGCGAAATGATACATTTCCCGATTTTATTTTGTGGACAGACGAGACCACATTTACGCCAAATGGCGTATTTAATTCGCAGAACTTTTTAATATGGCAAGAGGCGAATCCTCACGCCATTCGTCAGTGCGCCTTTCAATATCGATGGACGATAAATGTATGGGCAAGCGTAATTGCGAATAAAgtg ATTGGGCCATATTTCCTTCCGCCGCGTCTCAACGGACAGACGTACGCGCAGTTCATTGAAAATGAATTGCCCATACTTCTGGAAGATATACCTTTACAAACGCGGCTAAGGCTGATTTATCAGCATGATGGAGCTCCCGCACATTATTCCCGTCGTACGCGGGAAATTTTAGATGCGCGATATCCTGACAGGTGGATAGGTCGTGGCGGCCCAATCAATTGGCCAGCACGTTTGCCAGATTTGAACGTGCTGGACTACTTTATTTGGGGATACATAAAAGCTGCGGTAGAACATTGTCGCAATGGTACCGAAGATGAGGTACGCGAGGCGATCATAGCAGCCTTCAACACTATTACCCCCGATATAGCGCACCGTGCAACGCGACAAATTGTTCGAAGAGCCGACCTCTGCTTACAAGCACGAGAAAGGCACTTCGaacaattattgaattaa